GCATATTCTAAGTTAATAAATTatctcgacaaaaaaaaaaaaggttaatactTTATAATCCTCCATGAATTGTAGTATAGATATATAtaatgaagaagagagagagtggatcGAGCTGAGCTCAAGAATGGTGGTGGTGCAATCTCTTCTTCCACGGATCCTTCACCTCCCCATCCTCCCCAGACCCACCAacgctctcttcttcctccgcctCTCAAACCCCAAACCCGCCTTGAACCCTTCTTCACGGCCCTTCTCCACCCTCCTCAGGTCCACCCTCGTCGCCCCTCCATCTCTGGACGAAGACGCCGACGACCCCctcctcgccgccgccgtcccTCACATCCCCGCCGACCGCCTCTTCGTCCCGCCGGAGACCGACTTCCCTGCCGGCGACGGCGACGCCACGTCCCTGAGCGCCAGGGTCTTGAAGGGCTCGAACATCGTGCTGAGCAAGTACGCGAGGGACGCGCAGGTGGTGCAGGCCGAGTTCGTCAAGAGCAGCGTGAGGACGGAGGACTGCCCCTCCGACGGGCTGCCCGAGTTTGCGCTCGTCGGGAGGTCCAACGTTGGGAAGTCGTCGTTGCTCAACTCGCTTGTCCGGAGGAAGCGGCTGGCTCTCATTTCGAAGAAGCCCGGTAAGTGCGGCTGACTTGTTTGTGTTAATTCCCATGTGAGGGAAGAAGAGAAATCTTGGGTACTTTTGCAAGAGATTCGCCTGGTTTGTTTTGAATATGTGTGCGAGTTTATCCATTTCTTGGATTTGTTTGGCAGAATATAAGACCTTTGCTTGTGAGTTGAGAAAATTCTCATGCTTTATCGGTTCTTTTCTTATATGAAGATATTTGAGTTGCTGAAGATGAGTGGAAATTGCCGCTTCTGTGTAGTTTATGCTGTTTGAGGTTCATTGAGAAGATATtgcgttgattttttttattgttctgtTGTTTTGTTAATGTAGGGAAGACACAGTGCATTAATCATTTCCGGATCAATGATAGCTGGTATTTGGTGGATTTGCCGGGATATGGGTATGGCTTAGAAACTTTGCTTACTTGTTCTTTTCATTATGCTCAACAATATTCTTCAGTTGCTGTGTGGGGGAAATCTCTATGTTTGCTTTAACTTGGGCATTCCCTCTTAATTTGAAACTCGAGTGTTAAAGCTATATTTTTAAAGGTTCCTTCTTTGGCTAGATTGTGAACCTTGTGATAATTATGCGAGGTTGTTTTCTTTCATGCTTTATTCTGTCTGTTGTGAAATTTATGTTGCTCTGGTTATGTGTTTTACATATGATTTGTTTGAGTTATTGTCTAATCCATGGGATTTTTGGTTTGTTTGATTGTGTGATTGTGTATTGTAAACAGGTATGCTTCTGCACCTCAAGAACTGAGAACAGATTgggacaaatttaccaaaaactatttcCTAAATCGCTCCACATTAGTCGGAGTTTTCCTTCTCATAGATGCCAGCATTCCTGTGAAGAAAATTGACCTTGAATATGCCAGCTGGTTGGGTCAAAATCAGGTAATAATCATTTCACAGATGGTGAAGAAGGTGCATCTTTGTAAAAATATGTCAAGCAGCTTCATTTTGGATGCAGAGTATATATACTCGttgatttgcttcttctttAGGTACCTATGACACTAGTCTTCACCAAATGCgataagaggaagaagaaaaagaatggagGGAAGAGACCTGAGGAAAATGTTCAGGATTTCCAGGAGTTGATACGAGGTTTCTTTGAAACAGCTCCTCCATGGATTATGACCAGCAGCGTTACAAATCTGGGTCGAGATGAGGTATTGCTGCACATGGCACAGCTGCGGAACTATTGGCTAAAGCACTAATCAAGCAAACATAGCGCCTTTTCCCCCTCATCTCACACCGTTTACGTTATTACCGATTCAATCAATGATCCCCAAGTTAGGAAAGACTCTGCATTGCAGCCTGTTGGAGAGGGAAATCCAGATCCTGATACATATTAAACGCTGAAAGTACACTTTGCTTAGAGGGGCCTTGTTGGATGCGAAtctctttttaacttttataaTAATCTGTAAAATGGTCAGATTGTTATGTATAACTCTTGTATATAGTTCAAAGCTGTTGTTCTGTGCAAACTGCAACCTAAGGAAGCAAGGCAAAGGACTGATGGTTATGTTAGTGTATCATGCTTATGAAGTGCCTATACTGGACTTAGGCATAAATGATGAGAAGCTTTCGATGATTGGAAAATGCTAATATTGTTTGGCACTGAATGATTGTTAAGTTGATGAAGCAAACTAACGTCGGCCGGTTTAGTTTTTGTGGCCGTGTTCAACGATGCTCGGAAGAAAGAGCGGGGATTATGAATAAGCCCACGTCACGTGCATCCTGATGTTGCTAGTTCCAAACATATTGGCTCTTCCAACGATGGGTTTCTTTTCTGACTCTGGTGGCCTCGATGTGCTCTTATGGTCTTGTTGTTTACCTTTGAAAGACAGCAAAACACTTTGAAAGACGAGTAAATTCCAATCTGCAGGTCAACTGGTAGACCTTCAATGGAAAGAGTTATTCTCTTCCAATGTGTTACCCGTTATTTCAGGCTTCTCTCGGCTTCTAAACGaataaggaaaatgaaaatttcccgaaatataaaaaatttgccgcaaaattgaaaaaaaaaatgaaactaggaaaaaaaaagtgaaataaaaaagtGGTGGTTCAATTGAAGGCGAGCCCGCTGGGCCACGTTGGGCCTTTAGAGCTCCGGCCTGTTATCCTCCCACTGCCGGGAGGGGGAGGTTGTCGCTGCTCTGTGAAGCCAGCCTAGCGCAGTCCCCTCCACTCTAAGGCCCGCGAAGCCCGAACCTTCGTCCGAGTCCCGCGGGCCAGCTCCGGGCTTGGAACGGGCAGGCTAGTAAACAGCCAAATCGGGCCCGGCCCAGTTGACTAGCACAACGTTCCACCACTTTATGGCGCCCCCACTTGGGTTACAAGCTCTCGTGAGTAAGCTCGGCGCTATCTTGGTAGCTTTCTTTGTGATATAAACTGAATTTTGTACTAGGAAAGAAGCAATGTGGGACATTAAAGTGAGGGCTGCTACTGTTGCAGTTGCTTTCGAGGTAGTTCACATCTGGGTTTTCGCAGTAAGGGCACAAAATGACATGCCAGGATATCGAGTTGATCTTCGGTGGGTTAATCTGAATCATGTGAAGCCGATCCTCGAGGCCATAGAACTCTCGTGTTTCCGAAACTTCCACGCATCTGCTTAGTGTATGCATGGCATGAATGAGAATACTTAAAACTGAATGCATTTCTCGTCTCCATCACATCTCCTTTGCCGGACGGAAAAAGAACCCAAAGCCGGTGTCCCTTTGATGAAAGCTGAAAACGCCGATTACATCTTCTTTGACTAAACTTCATGGCCATCAGTTGGCCTCTTGTAACTTTTACTACTCAAGTTGCTATACTTGGTAAGATTATTGACAGAACGCTGTACTTGCCTAGCATTCCGACTATCTCAAGTACTGAATTCATCGTATAAATCACATAGGTTCATTCAAGTGTTGAACTTCCAATTTGCATGCAAAGAAAATACAGTATTTCTGAACTTTGACTGTGATAGAAACCGTTGTGACATAAACACAAAATGCACAATGGCACTGTAACGTGATCCTGTCTTCAACAGTTGTGCACACCAGTCTAAAACGATGCTCTCCTATAAGAACTGTCGGTGGTATACTCTTGGCAGATACTTGCCACAAAATTCCTGTAACAGGATATCATACAACCAGCAAGCACCTACCACTCCCGCGCAAAAGAATGAGTGTCTAAATACACGTTGCCAAATGTCCAGGACAAAAAGTGGCTCCTCTAGCGGACGCGAACCACTTCAATGTCATAGACCAACCATGAATCAGGAGGAACTGTATGACAGGTTCCTGTATTCGCATAGCTGCATCCAATCAAACGGTTACATTGAGGCAATGAAAATGGTAGACTGGAAAACATATGCCGACTGGAAAACATATTTAACTATTAAGTACCTCAAAGAGGGTGGAATAGTAAGCCTTCTTTTGCCACCAATCCGCATGCCtgagaaacaaaaatcatccacgCATATGATATAAACGATCAAAGGACAACATTACCAATGAGAAATCaacaaaaagatttatgactaagtAATACCATCAAGGCCATCATCCCAACCCTTCATAACTTCTCCAGAACCTGAGCGATACAACAAACCCGTAAacaagattgaaaattttaaaagttgcaCTTATACTTTTAAGACCATCCTCGAAAGAAGTTTAAGATCAATTAACCAAGAAAATATTGCCATCCCATCAAAGACATACCTAGGCAGAGTTTTAAGGGTTTTCCACCGATAGTTGAATCAAATACCCGTCCATTATCCATAAACTTGCCAACATAGTGAATGCTAAtctgaaaccaaaaaaaataaatattgatcTAACTGTTATTGTGCACAGAACGATTAAAGAAACCAAATTCCTGTCAGATCAACTCCAGTAAATAGTTCACAGCTTACTTTTTTACCAGGAGCAACGACTTTACCATCAGGATTTCCAATTTCAAGCTCCTCAATTGTTAGTCCATTTGGCAGCTTCCTAACTCGGCAGTCATCTTCAGCATCCCTGTCTTTCATCTCAGTGTCCAACCTGACCTTTTTGTCTGCTGGTAAAATATTCTCTTGGTTTATTATGGCTGCCTCGCTATGCTGGGCTctatccttctttttcttcttcttctttacgtCTTTCTTCTCAGAATTTCCTCCATCAGTTACTTGCTGAGCATCAAGAGCCAAATTCCTACACATCATGCACATAACCTAATGATTTATGCTTGTTAAAATAGTTATAAACATGACTTTTCATTCCTACTACGAAAGAACTGTCCATATACAAATATAAGATATCCCATTAAGGGAAAAACAGGGGGTTTAAACAGAAAACTACATAGATCAAAATGTTTTGCAGATGGAAAACTGAGAAATAATCGTTCATTATAGATTCGCTCTTAGAGTTAGTAATTCATTATCATGTGCCACGATAGTTCTGATTCCATTGCACATGGCATGACATTTCGGACACCTGGCAAAGATTATACTAATGCTGAATGAGATTATACTATTGCTGCATGTTCATGAATTCAGCGGGTTTGGATAATCAAAGGCCTAAAGAACGAAGAAGTACTCACTCTGGGACAACTGGGTTCACATTGCTCTCAACAATGCCCTCTTCTTGTTGAGACTTCTCATTTGcacgttttttttctttttctttttcaaagcaTTTTGATTGGTGGCCTCATCAGATGTCAGGAAGAAACCATTGACTTGACCAGCTTCGCTGCTTGAATAATAGATTGCCACGGCCAGTTCAACCCCCCGCCCAAAAAAGTGCAACAAGCATCATGCAGGATTCAAAGTGAACATGGCACAATAAAGCATTTGAATAGTGTACATTCATTTACTACAcaaagcataaaaaatacatacTTATTGGCACCCGCGATCCCATGACCTTGCCAGGCTTGATTTTCCTTGAGCTTATCATGAGGATTAGCCTTATCAACTGCAATAGGGGACTCTATAAATTCTTcatttctcttcctcttcatctttgtACCAACTTCAGAGATCCCACTGGAGAAGGTAACAGGTTGTCAAATGCACAAAAGATAACCATATTCATAGTATAGAGGCATTTTGCACTCCAGAAATGACAAAAGGAAAGACATCTGTCTATCTAGGAGACGAGATAGAAAGTCATAATGATATATGAGGACTGCTGAATAATGGACAAAGAGCGTCCTCTTTCAAAAGACAAATTAGGATCTATTCAATATGCTTGAAAATGTAGCACGGCACTTCACTAATTGTCCACACTAGTCACCTTTGAGGTTTCTCTTCTGGGCCATCTATCTTGGAATCTTTCGCTGCATGCTTTTTCTTAACCAAGGAGGATGTAAAGAATGAATCTTCGTCTTCACTTTCTGATGCCTGTGCCTTGGCCTTGTCATCAACAATGTTATACTGTTCAAGACTACCTTCCTTACCAGAGTCACTGGGATGATGTTTCTTTCTAAGTCTTCTTTGTCTGCCTTTCCTCTCCCTAGGTTTTCCATTATCTGATTCCTCATGTACTGCAATTATAATATCATAAGACAAACACCTCAAAATGAATGTACCATGAATGGAATATGCTGTACATCTTGCATACAGTACAAAAGAGGATGAGACAGCGATTAAAAGACAAAGCAATAAGGATGAGGTAACTATTAACCTTCACCACATGAATAAGTAAACCTTATCTTCAATTATAAGATTTTAAGTCCCTTGTCAGATCTAACGACTCAGTATGTTTGACATAGGTTTGCTGACATAAGGAACAGAGTTTCAGATTACAATGAAGAGCAAGGCAGGAGAAAAGTTTGTGTTTCATCTACACTTTCTAAACATCATTGCAAAACTCAGTCAACTAAGTTCATATGCAGAACGAAAATCAAATCAAGCTCAGAGAACTTGGAAACAGCTATTGACAAACAGATCTTCCAATTGCCCCAGATAATTGGCAGCTTTGCATGAAGTACAAACCTGTCATCCAGATTTTTATCACTCAGTTCTTGAGGGTAAACAATGACAAAGTTCCtaacttctttttcctttttttttctaaatatttaaCATTATACTAACAAGATGAACTCTTCTCAATCAACCAAAACCAATAATTGGGAGGCAATTAATTAATAATAGCATCCAAGTGTTTAAAAATCCCAGTTGAGTGGATCTCTGTGTATCTAACCCTGCAAATAAACTACAACTATGCATGCGACCAAGCAAAATAATATCAAGGAGAAGCAAACCATATTTCTCATGTAATATGGGATGCCAAAAACTACAAATAGATAATCCACCACCAATTGATAAAAATTAGCTGGCTACAATT
This sequence is a window from Rhodamnia argentea isolate NSW1041297 chromosome 3, ASM2092103v1, whole genome shotgun sequence. Protein-coding genes within it:
- the LOC115756395 gene encoding GTP-binding protein At2g22870 — encoded protein: MVVVQSLLPRILHLPILPRPTNALFFLRLSNPKPALNPSSRPFSTLLRSTLVAPPSLDEDADDPLLAAAVPHIPADRLFVPPETDFPAGDGDATSLSARVLKGSNIVLSKYARDAQVVQAEFVKSSVRTEDCPSDGLPEFALVGRSNVGKSSLLNSLVRRKRLALISKKPGKTQCINHFRINDSWYLVDLPGYGYASAPQELRTDWDKFTKNYFLNRSTLVGVFLLIDASIPVKKIDLEYASWLGQNQVPMTLVFTKCDKRKKKKNGGKRPEENVQDFQELIRGFFETAPPWIMTSSVTNLGRDEVLLHMAQLRNYWLKH
- the LOC115756394 gene encoding LOW QUALITY PROTEIN: peptidyl-prolyl cis-trans isomerase FKBP43 (The sequence of the model RefSeq protein was modified relative to this genomic sequence to represent the inferred CDS: deleted 2 bases in 1 codon), which gives rise to MAFWGVEVKPGKPFVHPSNVGRQRLHISQATLGIGSATNKSIVQCNVGNKSPVFLCSLFPDRAESSQLNLEFEEAEEVIFSVVGPRSVHLSGFYLGSGQHYAADDESESYGEDIAGTDTERSNDEDEYDGSFIDDDDPKVSSPSPSPSPSLNDDVHEESDNGKPRERKGRQRRLRKKHHPSDSGKEGSLEQYNIVDDKAKAQASESEDEDSFFTSSLVKKKHAAKDSKIDGPEEKPQSGISEVGTKMKRKRNEEFIESPIAVDKANPHDKLKENQAWQGHGIAGANNSEAGQVNGFFLTSDEATNQNALKKKKKKNANEKSQQEEGIVESNVNPVVPENLALDAQQVTDGGNSEKKDVKKKKKKKDRAQHSEAAIINQENILPADKKVRLDTEMKDRDAEDDCRVRKLPNGLTIEELEIGNPDGKVVAPGKKISIHYVGKFMDNGRVFDSTIGGKPLKLCLGSGEVMKGWDDGLDGMRIGGKRRLTIPPSLSYANTGTCHTVPPDSWLVYDIEVVRVR